One Pantoea eucalypti genomic region harbors:
- a CDS encoding bifunctional tRNA (adenosine(37)-C2)-methyltransferase TrmG/ribosomal RNA large subunit methyltransferase RlmN: MSEQIETSASASPIVVSPKSQKINLLDLNRQQMREFFLSLGEKPFRADQVMKWIYHYCCDDFEQMTDINKKLRNRLMELTEIRAPEVAEEMRSTDGTIKWAIRVGDQLVETVYIPEGDRATLCVSSQVGCALECKFCSTAQQGFNRNLRVSEIIGQVWRAAKIVGAAKITGQRPITNVVMMGMGEPLLNLNNVVPAMEIMLDDFGFGLSKRRVTLSTSGVVPALDKLGDMIDVALAISLHAPNDKLRDDIVPINKKYNIETFLAAVKRYIAKSNANQGRVTIEYVLLDHVNDSTDDAHELAALLKETPCKINLIPWNPFPGAPYGRSSNSRIDRFSKVLMDYGFTTIVRKTRGDDIDAACGQLAGEVIDRTKRTMRIKMAGEAISVKPL, from the coding sequence ATGTCCGAACAGATTGAGACGTCCGCGTCCGCTTCCCCCATTGTCGTTTCTCCCAAAAGCCAGAAAATAAACCTGCTGGATCTCAACCGTCAGCAGATGCGGGAATTTTTCCTGTCGCTGGGCGAGAAGCCTTTCCGCGCCGATCAGGTCATGAAGTGGATTTATCACTACTGCTGCGATGACTTCGAGCAGATGACCGACATCAACAAAAAGCTGCGTAACCGGCTGATGGAGCTGACGGAAATCCGCGCGCCAGAAGTGGCGGAAGAGATGCGCTCCACCGACGGCACCATTAAATGGGCCATTCGCGTGGGCGACCAGCTGGTGGAAACGGTCTACATCCCGGAAGGCGATCGCGCCACGCTGTGTGTCTCTTCACAGGTGGGGTGTGCGCTGGAGTGTAAATTCTGTTCGACCGCACAGCAGGGCTTTAACCGTAACCTGCGGGTGTCAGAAATTATTGGTCAGGTGTGGCGTGCGGCGAAAATTGTTGGCGCAGCCAAAATCACCGGCCAGCGTCCTATCACCAACGTGGTGATGATGGGCATGGGCGAGCCACTGCTCAACCTCAATAACGTGGTTCCGGCGATGGAGATCATGCTGGATGACTTCGGTTTTGGTCTGTCGAAGCGTCGCGTAACCCTCTCAACATCAGGCGTCGTGCCTGCGCTGGATAAACTGGGTGATATGATCGACGTGGCGCTGGCGATCTCGCTGCATGCACCAAACGACAAGCTGCGTGATGACATCGTGCCGATCAACAAAAAGTACAATATCGAAACCTTCCTGGCCGCGGTGAAGCGTTACATCGCGAAATCCAACGCCAACCAGGGACGCGTGACCATTGAGTACGTCCTGCTGGATCACGTCAATGACAGCACTGATGATGCGCATGAACTTGCCGCATTACTGAAAGAAACACCGTGTAAAATCAACCTGATTCCGTGGAACCCCTTCCCGGGCGCGCCGTATGGCCGTAGCTCTAACAGCCGTATCGATCGCTTCTCCAAAGTTTTAATGGACTATGGTTTTACCACCATCGTGCGTAAAACCCGTGGCGACGACATTGATGCCGCCTGCGGTCAGTTAGCCGGCGAAGTCATTGACCGTACCAAGCGGACGATGCGCATCAAAATGGCGGGTGAAGCCATATCTGTGAAGCCGCTCTAG